From one Desulfobaculum bizertense DSM 18034 genomic stretch:
- a CDS encoding polysaccharide deacetylase family protein: MLKSLPVLMYHYISSWPNSIAVDPEVFESHLTAMTEAGYRGISLDSAVAYLRDGKPLPKKSVLITFDDGFLDNYVTAWPLLRQHGHKGTIFAVTNKIGHDEHPRPTLSDVWDGYINYEQLPPVNKPFRTNQEGLRIRTDMFFSWKEARAMEADGTMSIAGHTHFHRSVFKSSSFSSLYAPGVRKRTFDRIDEKVIYGLPRFEDGPSMQHRAFRPSDALYEFIEKEVPQDKHEAHEYFRDEKRKRKLLEQLKTLPESQLGRYESQNEFEERVYEELRTSHRVLEQELGRPANVLAWPWGASCEASVRIAEEIGFSVLFTTKVGPNPPSVTANHAHRFKVRNKSAAWLKSRLRMYSNTWVAKAYGMIHNK, from the coding sequence ATGCTGAAAAGTCTCCCTGTTCTCATGTATCATTATATTAGCTCCTGGCCCAACTCCATTGCCGTGGACCCGGAAGTTTTTGAATCGCACCTGACCGCCATGACTGAAGCGGGATACAGAGGTATTAGCCTCGACTCCGCCGTTGCCTATCTGCGCGACGGAAAGCCACTCCCCAAGAAATCCGTCCTCATTACTTTTGACGACGGCTTTCTCGACAACTATGTCACAGCGTGGCCACTCCTGCGACAGCATGGGCACAAAGGCACCATCTTTGCCGTCACCAACAAAATTGGGCACGACGAGCATCCGCGCCCAACGCTCTCCGATGTCTGGGATGGCTACATCAATTATGAGCAGCTCCCGCCCGTCAACAAGCCCTTCCGCACCAATCAGGAAGGCCTGCGCATTCGCACCGACATGTTTTTTTCGTGGAAAGAAGCCCGCGCCATGGAAGCCGACGGCACAATGTCCATTGCCGGGCACACCCATTTTCACCGCTCCGTCTTCAAAAGTAGCTCCTTCTCTTCCCTCTACGCTCCCGGCGTTCGCAAGCGCACCTTTGACCGCATTGACGAGAAAGTCATATATGGTCTTCCCCGTTTTGAGGACGGCCCCTCAATGCAGCATCGCGCCTTCCGCCCTTCTGATGCCCTCTACGAATTCATTGAAAAAGAAGTCCCTCAGGACAAGCACGAAGCACATGAATATTTTCGCGACGAAAAGCGAAAACGCAAGCTTTTGGAGCAACTCAAGACCCTCCCCGAATCCCAGCTCGGGCGCTATGAATCACAGAATGAATTCGAAGAGCGTGTCTATGAGGAATTACGCACGTCGCATCGCGTTCTTGAGCAGGAACTGGGACGGCCTGCAAATGTCCTCGCCTGGCCCTGGGGCGCAAGCTGTGAAGCATCCGTTCGCATCGCCGAAGAAATCGGATTCTCCGTCCTCTTCACCACGAAGGTCGGCCCTAACCCGCCCTCCGTCACCGCAAACCACGCCCATCGTTTCAAGGTGCGGAACAAAAGCGCGGCCTGGCTCAAGTCACGTCTGCGCATGTATTCCAACACCTGGGTCGCCAAAGCGTATGGCATGATTCACAACAAATAA
- a CDS encoding transporter substrate-binding domain-containing protein, translating into MKFRNHKQTGLASTGPLLHATRMVQRYSFHSCACSILLACVLLLGLCCSGNAAGKLDELAQRGELVCGVRSTVYPFGFINPRTNDLEGFDVDLGKAIAADLGLRARFMAVSSLERIPALLRGDIDLIVAAMTHQFDRESQIDFSLTYFMDGQRLLVRNGQGIRSISDLAGKTVGVTQGSTAEKNLSAIQPNCHIREFPNYIASFLALKKGLISAVSTDSTILLGLKAADPNPYLWDIVGAYMSDEPYAIGLPQNDSAYRDRINYALSRIWLRGEYMEIYNRWFGAGTPTYLPTDWKMEIWPGQLKNADSKGTLRP; encoded by the coding sequence GTGAAATTCAGGAATCATAAGCAAACAGGGCTTGCCAGCACAGGCCCACTGCTTCATGCTACCCGCATGGTACAACGATATTCTTTTCATTCCTGCGCCTGCTCCATTCTGCTGGCCTGCGTCCTGCTGCTGGGGCTGTGCTGCTCCGGCAATGCAGCAGGCAAGCTTGACGAACTGGCCCAGCGCGGCGAGCTGGTCTGTGGCGTACGGAGCACAGTTTACCCCTTTGGTTTTATTAATCCGCGCACCAACGACCTTGAAGGTTTTGACGTTGATCTGGGCAAAGCGATTGCCGCCGACCTCGGACTCCGTGCGCGCTTTATGGCTGTCTCCTCACTGGAGCGCATCCCTGCGCTTTTGCGCGGCGACATTGATCTCATCGTTGCGGCCATGACTCACCAGTTTGACCGGGAATCCCAGATTGATTTTTCGCTGACCTACTTCATGGACGGCCAGCGCCTGCTGGTCCGCAACGGTCAAGGCATCAGGAGCATTTCTGACCTTGCAGGCAAAACCGTTGGCGTGACCCAAGGCTCCACAGCAGAAAAAAACCTTTCCGCTATTCAGCCCAACTGTCATATCCGGGAATTCCCGAACTACATTGCCTCGTTTCTGGCGCTCAAAAAGGGCCTAATCTCAGCAGTCAGCACCGACTCGACAATCCTTTTGGGGCTGAAGGCCGCCGATCCTAATCCCTATCTCTGGGACATTGTGGGGGCCTACATGTCGGATGAGCCATACGCCATTGGCCTGCCTCAAAACGATTCTGCATACCGGGACAGAATAAACTATGCATTATCAAGGATATGGCTTCGCGGCGAATACATGGAGATCTATAACCGCTGGTTTGGCGCAGGGACACCGACGTATCTTCCAACAGACTGGAAAATGGAAATCTGGCCGGGGCAGCTCAAAAATGCCGACAGCAAGGGGACTCTGAGACCATAG
- the aroL gene encoding shikimate kinase AroL, with protein sequence MRKIVPQNPLNKKIAVEDESRSVAFGKAPAPVPYTSETNIYLVGMRASGKTTLGKLLAQKLSRPFLDTDDVFVEQHGQSIADFVAANGWGAFRDAEAEILRSVSKSKGQVISTGGGMVLRQENRELMHRSGPVFYLYAEVPVLVQRLQADPLQDQRPSLAHSSLEDDLRAAFAERESLYLGVAHFVLPAVESLQDTLADALDKLQLLARVRK encoded by the coding sequence ATGCGAAAAATCGTTCCTCAGAATCCCCTCAACAAGAAAATCGCTGTCGAAGACGAATCACGGTCGGTTGCCTTTGGAAAGGCTCCTGCGCCTGTTCCGTATACGTCCGAGACCAATATTTATTTAGTGGGTATGCGCGCCAGTGGTAAAACAACCCTTGGGAAGCTTCTTGCCCAGAAGCTCTCTCGCCCCTTTCTCGATACTGATGATGTTTTCGTGGAGCAGCACGGGCAGTCCATTGCCGACTTTGTCGCAGCCAACGGATGGGGTGCCTTTCGCGATGCCGAAGCAGAAATTCTTCGTTCGGTCTCCAAAAGCAAAGGGCAGGTGATTTCTACCGGCGGTGGCATGGTGCTTCGCCAGGAAAATCGTGAGCTGATGCATCGTTCCGGACCCGTTTTTTATCTCTACGCGGAAGTGCCCGTTTTGGTGCAGCGTCTTCAGGCTGATCCACTGCAGGATCAGCGGCCATCTCTCGCGCATTCCAGCCTTGAGGACGACCTGCGCGCTGCCTTTGCCGAGCGTGAGTCCCTATATCTCGGCGTGGCCCATTTCGTCCTCCCCGCTGTCGAATCACTTCAGGACACCCTCGCCGACGCCCTCGACAAGCTTCAGCTTTTGGCACGCGTTCGTAAGTAA
- a CDS encoding chloride channel protein — MNELLRPCRNVFVTFRKICLDRRVFNLFLAIAIGTLSGLGAVLFHHILQGAQYAFYQESGDILGFYGGLARWKLFLLPALGGLIVGIIVRYGASEAKGHGVPEVMSALTLKGGRIRKRVALVKIIASAVCIGSGGSSGREGPMVQIGSSVGSTLGQLFRVPVMEQRTMVGCGAAAGIAATFNAPIAGTLFALEILVGDFGLSSFSPVVLSSVTATAISRAYWGDLPTFNLPLYEIHSFWEYGIYPFLGILAGLAAVLFISVLYASEDFFERLALPDWTKPGLGGLLLGSVLFFFPHVFGVGYGSMNLALHGRLPGLMLLALVFAKVIATSCTLGSGGSGGIFAPSLFIGAMTGGFFGWLAMLLFPGYVAPSGAYALVGMGAVVAGTTQAPITAILILFEMTGDYKIILPMMITCIIATLTASAIKSGSIYTLKLKKRGIDISGGLEQNILRTLRVGSFMYKGPATIPEDMLLIDIIQTFRSDDASYLHVLDDKGLLAGIISFRDIRPYMNEECFGKGTTAGKICTKAPVTVTPQDSIQSALAIMGQHGISQLPVVESGGTRRLLGTLPQRDVLAAYDKAVLKREIQES; from the coding sequence ATGAACGAACTGCTCCGCCCATGCCGCAATGTTTTCGTGACCTTTCGCAAAATCTGCCTCGACAGGCGCGTTTTTAATCTTTTTCTCGCCATCGCCATCGGAACACTTTCCGGGCTTGGCGCAGTCCTGTTTCACCACATCCTCCAGGGTGCACAATACGCTTTCTATCAAGAATCCGGAGACATCCTGGGCTTTTATGGCGGCCTTGCCCGCTGGAAACTTTTCCTCCTCCCGGCCCTTGGCGGCCTAATCGTTGGCATCATTGTCCGCTATGGCGCATCCGAGGCCAAGGGGCATGGCGTTCCAGAAGTTATGTCAGCCCTCACCCTGAAAGGTGGACGTATCAGAAAACGGGTTGCACTGGTCAAAATCATTGCCTCTGCCGTGTGCATTGGCTCTGGTGGCTCGTCAGGGCGCGAAGGGCCAATGGTTCAGATCGGCTCAAGCGTTGGGTCGACCCTTGGACAACTCTTCCGGGTTCCGGTCATGGAGCAGCGCACTATGGTTGGCTGTGGCGCAGCCGCAGGCATTGCCGCAACCTTCAATGCCCCAATCGCAGGCACACTCTTTGCGCTCGAAATTCTCGTTGGCGATTTTGGGCTGAGTTCCTTTAGCCCGGTGGTGCTCTCCTCTGTCACCGCAACGGCCATATCCCGCGCATACTGGGGCGACCTGCCAACATTCAATCTCCCACTCTACGAAATCCATTCCTTTTGGGAATACGGCATCTATCCGTTCCTTGGCATACTGGCCGGACTTGCCGCAGTGCTCTTTATTTCCGTGCTCTATGCGTCCGAAGACTTTTTTGAGCGGCTTGCTCTGCCGGACTGGACAAAGCCCGGTCTTGGCGGCCTGCTTCTGGGAAGCGTACTTTTTTTCTTCCCCCATGTTTTTGGCGTGGGATACGGGAGCATGAACCTTGCCCTGCACGGACGGCTCCCCGGCCTCATGCTGCTTGCCCTTGTCTTTGCCAAGGTTATTGCCACCTCATGCACGCTCGGTTCTGGCGGCTCTGGCGGCATCTTTGCCCCTTCGCTTTTTATTGGAGCCATGACTGGCGGCTTCTTTGGCTGGCTCGCCATGCTGCTGTTCCCCGGCTACGTTGCCCCTTCCGGAGCCTACGCCCTTGTCGGCATGGGAGCAGTCGTCGCAGGCACAACACAGGCACCAATCACCGCAATTCTCATTCTTTTTGAAATGACAGGTGACTATAAAATCATCCTGCCCATGATGATCACCTGCATTATTGCCACGCTCACGGCTTCGGCCATCAAATCCGGTTCCATCTATACCCTCAAGCTCAAAAAACGCGGCATAGACATATCCGGAGGCCTTGAACAGAATATCCTGCGTACCCTGCGCGTCGGATCATTCATGTACAAAGGCCCTGCTACCATCCCGGAAGACATGCTTCTCATCGACATTATTCAGACCTTCCGCTCTGATGATGCCTCGTACCTGCATGTGCTTGATGACAAGGGTCTGCTTGCTGGCATCATTTCCTTCCGGGATATTCGCCCCTACATGAACGAAGAATGCTTTGGCAAAGGCACCACAGCCGGAAAAATCTGTACCAAAGCTCCAGTTACGGTGACCCCGCAGGACAGCATCCAGAGCGCGCTTGCCATCATGGGGCAGCACGGAATTTCACAGCTCCCAGTGGTGGAGTCAGGAGGGACTCGCCGACTGCTTGGAACGCTTCCGCAACGTGATGTTCTGGCGGCCTATGACAAGGCAGTGCTCAAGCGTGAAATTCAGGAATCATAA
- a CDS encoding 2-oxoacid:ferredoxin oxidoreductase subunit beta, with protein sequence MSEITQLIHHYLRHDKKFPHVYCPGCGHGIALGSLIRSVHGLEIPKDDVTIVAGIGCSGRMAVYVDFNTVHAVHGRAIPIASGIKMCNPKQHVIVITGDGDAMSIGGNHFIHAARRNIGLTVLVLNNAIYGMTGGQCSATTPQASWTSTSPYGSLEEPLDIVNMASAAGANYVARGTVFHVKALDKMITEAIQHPGLSVVEVLTPCHTQYGRKNSYKTPIAMYEWLKKNAISKERYEALDPEKAKEKIPTGVFCEHGKPSYEERYQELRKNLARS encoded by the coding sequence ATGTCAGAAATTACCCAACTCATTCATCACTACCTGCGGCACGACAAAAAGTTCCCCCATGTGTACTGCCCGGGCTGTGGGCATGGCATCGCCCTTGGCTCACTCATCCGCAGTGTTCACGGGCTGGAAATTCCCAAAGACGACGTCACCATTGTTGCCGGTATTGGCTGCTCTGGCCGCATGGCCGTCTATGTCGACTTCAACACGGTGCATGCCGTACACGGCCGCGCCATCCCCATCGCCTCCGGCATAAAGATGTGCAACCCCAAGCAGCATGTCATTGTCATCACGGGTGACGGTGATGCCATGTCCATTGGTGGCAACCACTTCATACATGCCGCGCGCCGCAACATCGGCCTGACGGTCCTCGTTCTGAACAACGCCATTTACGGCATGACAGGTGGCCAGTGTTCAGCCACAACCCCACAGGCAAGCTGGACCAGCACCTCCCCATATGGCTCCCTCGAAGAGCCTCTCGACATCGTCAACATGGCTTCCGCTGCTGGCGCAAACTATGTGGCGCGTGGAACTGTTTTCCACGTCAAAGCTCTCGACAAAATGATTACAGAAGCCATTCAGCATCCCGGCCTGAGCGTTGTTGAAGTGCTTACCCCGTGTCACACTCAGTATGGCCGCAAAAATTCGTACAAGACCCCCATTGCGATGTATGAATGGCTCAAGAAAAACGCCATCAGCAAGGAGCGCTACGAGGCCCTTGACCCCGAAAAAGCCAAAGAAAAAATCCCGACAGGCGTTTTTTGTGAGCACGGCAAACCCTCCTATGAAGAACGCTATCAAGAACTTCGAAAGAACCTTGCGAGGTCATAA
- a CDS encoding PAS domain-containing protein, which translates to MNPQILGQALFALYAHTQEAIAILDQNECVVDINPAFSRLFGYRRDEILGQKLGAYISLHNAAEEIFLQAGRVQRGKTVRMQTTRKHKSGRPLHVLAVGYPVLLAEKTYGICAVYTDYSYREKLAKALQQAEQRYKEFFEIAPVGLYISTPNGRFMKANQNLATLLGYDSIAEVTDTIKNIGKEIYETASDRDALIKGLQQNGQVNDFHTTFVKKDGEHISVRLDVSQVHDEEGEFLYYAGCATQIAPKKGES; encoded by the coding sequence ATGAATCCGCAAATACTAGGACAAGCCCTCTTTGCCCTGTACGCCCATACACAGGAAGCAATAGCAATCCTCGACCAAAACGAATGCGTCGTGGACATAAACCCAGCGTTTTCGAGACTTTTTGGCTACCGACGTGATGAAATACTCGGCCAAAAGCTTGGGGCGTATATCTCCCTGCATAACGCGGCAGAGGAAATTTTCCTTCAGGCAGGACGAGTGCAGCGAGGGAAAACAGTCCGCATGCAAACCACACGCAAACATAAAAGCGGCCGTCCACTGCATGTGCTGGCGGTGGGTTACCCTGTACTCCTCGCAGAAAAGACGTATGGCATCTGCGCAGTGTATACAGACTATAGCTATAGAGAAAAGCTCGCCAAGGCCCTGCAGCAAGCCGAACAACGCTATAAGGAATTCTTTGAGATAGCCCCGGTTGGGCTGTATATCTCCACCCCGAATGGCCGCTTCATGAAGGCCAATCAAAATCTCGCAACCCTGCTTGGCTACGACAGTATCGCAGAAGTCACTGACACAATTAAAAATATCGGCAAAGAGATTTATGAAACCGCTTCGGATAGAGATGCCCTCATAAAAGGACTCCAACAAAACGGACAGGTTAATGATTTCCACACGACTTTTGTAAAAAAAGACGGCGAACATATCTCTGTTCGGCTGGACGTGAGCCAGGTCCATGATGAAGAAGGGGAATTCCTGTACTACGCAGGCTGTGCAACACAAATTGCCCCTAAAAAGGGAGAATCATAG
- a CDS encoding 2-oxoacid:acceptor oxidoreductase family protein encodes MSSHATLQRFEICLSGLGGQGVLTLGKIMGQALALGHGFNVTQTQSYGPEARGGASRSDLVISTESISYPKTDKIDLLVALSQEACNKYYSLLKPNGVLLVNDTLVKQVPTNQYLGLPFSELAQDKLGLIQAMNTIVLGACSFLLPFAQPKLMKNSLEQTLPAKILDINIKAFSMGHDAAKEKYKAPPSEWADLYPPAKSKK; translated from the coding sequence ATGAGCTCTCACGCAACGCTTCAGCGTTTTGAAATATGTCTTTCCGGTCTTGGTGGTCAGGGCGTCCTCACGCTTGGCAAAATCATGGGGCAGGCCCTCGCCCTTGGGCATGGGTTCAACGTGACCCAGACCCAGAGCTACGGCCCAGAAGCCCGTGGTGGTGCCAGCCGCTCTGATCTCGTTATCAGCACGGAGTCCATCAGCTACCCAAAGACGGATAAAATCGACCTGCTTGTTGCCCTCTCTCAGGAGGCCTGCAACAAGTATTACAGCCTGCTCAAGCCAAACGGCGTGCTTCTCGTCAACGACACGCTCGTCAAGCAGGTCCCCACCAATCAGTATCTGGGCCTCCCCTTTAGCGAACTCGCGCAGGACAAACTCGGCCTTATTCAGGCCATGAACACCATTGTCCTCGGCGCCTGTTCCTTCCTGCTTCCCTTTGCCCAGCCCAAGCTCATGAAAAACTCTCTGGAGCAAACGCTTCCAGCAAAGATTCTGGACATCAACATCAAGGCGTTCAGCATGGGCCACGACGCAGCAAAAGAGAAATACAAGGCTCCGCCCAGTGAATGGGCTGACCTGTATCCGCCAGCAAAATCAAAAAAATAG
- a CDS encoding 4Fe-4S dicluster domain-containing protein: protein MAKPKKGQTTITVYPDWCKACGLCVAFCPGKVLELDTVAGCARVVREEECINCGFCELHCPDFAIVVTPKAHAAEQNAPKKEAGGSQ from the coding sequence ATGGCCAAACCCAAGAAAGGACAAACTACCATCACCGTGTACCCCGACTGGTGCAAGGCATGTGGGCTGTGTGTCGCATTCTGTCCCGGAAAGGTGCTTGAGCTCGACACCGTTGCTGGATGTGCTCGAGTGGTGCGGGAAGAGGAATGTATCAACTGTGGCTTTTGCGAGCTGCACTGCCCAGACTTCGCAATCGTTGTGACGCCCAAAGCACACGCTGCTGAACAGAACGCGCCCAAAAAAGAGGCAGGAGGCAGTCAATGA
- a CDS encoding amidohydrolase family protein, with protein MYYDVHTHAFHPKIVKKVLVQLEEHYGLPAVGSGLITDLLDRIHRAGINKAVVHTAATTPAQVIPANNWAIALAERFPDDVISFGSIHPGFDRWRWSLDRLQQAGIRGIKLHPDFQGYSLDAPEMEPIFEEMSGRFVVMLHVGDQNPPGQNATDPYKVLALHKKFPKLQLIAAHFGGVYHWKWVLDSGLADANIYFDTSSTLSLIPDDQLKEIFRRHPRDKFLFGSDYPLADPGEEMLELKKRLSLSQQELEDIMAHTGALLGE; from the coding sequence ATGTATTACGACGTTCACACCCATGCATTTCATCCAAAAATCGTTAAAAAGGTTCTTGTACAGCTCGAAGAACATTATGGTCTTCCCGCAGTAGGCTCTGGTCTTATCACTGATTTGCTGGACCGCATTCATCGTGCGGGCATCAACAAAGCCGTCGTGCATACTGCCGCAACTACTCCCGCTCAGGTTATCCCCGCCAACAACTGGGCCATCGCCCTTGCCGAGCGTTTTCCTGACGACGTCATCTCGTTTGGCAGCATTCACCCCGGCTTTGACCGCTGGCGCTGGTCTTTGGACCGCCTGCAGCAGGCTGGTATTCGTGGCATCAAGCTTCATCCAGACTTTCAGGGCTACTCCCTCGACGCTCCAGAAATGGAGCCTATTTTTGAGGAAATGAGCGGCCGCTTTGTCGTTATGCTTCACGTCGGCGACCAGAACCCGCCCGGCCAGAATGCGACCGACCCGTACAAGGTGCTCGCCCTGCACAAAAAATTCCCCAAGCTCCAGCTCATCGCCGCGCACTTTGGCGGCGTCTATCACTGGAAGTGGGTTCTCGACAGCGGACTCGCAGACGCCAATATTTATTTTGACACGTCCAGCACCCTCTCCCTTATTCCAGACGACCAGCTCAAAGAAATCTTTCGCCGCCACCCTCGAGACAAATTTCTCTTCGGAAGTGACTATCCGCTCGCTGACCCCGGTGAGGAAATGCTCGAACTCAAAAAACGCCTCTCACTCTCCCAGCAGGAACTCGAGGACATTATGGCCCACACAGGCGCCCTCCTCGGCGAATAG
- a CDS encoding 2-oxoacid:acceptor oxidoreductase subunit alpha, whose protein sequence is MTQITRSKEIFALGAEAVVEGALLAGCSFYGGYPITPSSEIMEGMSARLPKSPDGVFMQMEDEIASMGAVIGASLAGRKAMTATSGPGFSLMQEFIGYACMTEVPLVLVNVMRAGPSTGLPTSPAQGDVQQARWGTHGDHAIIVLSASDVQSCLEMTVKAFNFAERFRTPVILLLDEITAHTREKITIPGPGEIEIMSRVRPSMPPEWYKAFEETTRGVPPMPPIGSGYRYHVTGLTHDDKGFPTSKPSEVVKAIDRQFRKIDQFFYEISITEEFMCDDADTLVVAYGSVARSAHLAVTKAREAGVKAGLLTLETLFPFPRTALESLLRNCKQIIVPEMNMGQISREVKRVNEGRAIVQTINRIDGRIITPQQIFDILRKG, encoded by the coding sequence ATGACCCAGATTACCCGCTCAAAGGAAATTTTTGCTCTTGGAGCAGAAGCCGTTGTCGAGGGGGCACTCCTCGCAGGGTGCAGTTTTTATGGTGGCTACCCCATCACTCCGTCTTCGGAAATCATGGAAGGCATGTCTGCCCGTCTGCCAAAGAGTCCAGACGGTGTTTTCATGCAGATGGAAGACGAAATTGCGAGCATGGGCGCTGTAATTGGGGCATCCCTTGCCGGGCGCAAAGCCATGACCGCAACCTCTGGACCGGGTTTCTCACTCATGCAGGAATTTATTGGCTATGCCTGCATGACAGAAGTTCCACTGGTTTTGGTCAACGTTATGCGCGCAGGCCCGAGCACCGGACTCCCGACCAGCCCGGCTCAGGGCGACGTGCAGCAGGCTCGCTGGGGCACGCATGGCGATCACGCCATCATCGTCCTTTCTGCCTCAGACGTGCAGTCCTGCCTCGAAATGACCGTCAAAGCCTTTAACTTTGCCGAGCGATTCCGTACTCCTGTTATCCTGCTCCTCGACGAAATCACCGCTCACACTCGCGAAAAAATCACCATTCCCGGTCCCGGCGAAATCGAAATCATGTCTCGCGTACGGCCCTCCATGCCGCCTGAATGGTACAAGGCGTTTGAAGAAACCACTCGTGGCGTTCCGCCCATGCCTCCCATTGGCTCCGGCTATCGCTACCACGTCACCGGTCTGACTCACGACGACAAAGGCTTCCCGACTTCAAAACCATCGGAAGTGGTCAAGGCCATTGACCGCCAGTTCCGCAAAATTGACCAATTCTTTTATGAGATATCCATCACGGAAGAATTCATGTGTGACGATGCAGACACCCTTGTCGTGGCTTACGGCAGTGTTGCCCGCTCCGCACATCTTGCCGTGACCAAGGCTCGTGAAGCTGGCGTCAAAGCTGGTCTGCTGACTCTGGAAACCCTCTTCCCCTTCCCCCGAACGGCTCTGGAAAGCCTCCTGCGAAACTGCAAGCAGATCATCGTTCCAGAAATGAACATGGGCCAAATATCCCGCGAGGTAAAACGCGTGAACGAGGGACGCGCCATTGTGCAGACCATCAACCGCATTGACGGGCGCATCATCACTCCCCAGCAAATCTTTGACATTCTGAGGAAGGGTTAG